The region TCTAAAGCATGTTTTAGATAAATATCCTATTACAAGTGTGACAGATCTTGGGTCAGGTTTTGAGCTTTTTTCAGAGAAGCGTATCCAAGTGGGTGGTGATAAAATGTCACTTAACTACTTAGAGAAAGAATTACTAATCAAGCAACTGGATGAACCAAGAGTGCATTTTGGAGTGAATTGTGCTGCTAAAAGTTGTCCTCCACTTGCATCTTATGCCTTTACTTCTGATCGAGTAGATCTCCAGCTTGAACAACTATCTGCTGACTTTATACTTAAAAATCCGACTGGAGTAAAAGTATCTGATAATACTGTGAAGTTGTCTAAGATCTTCGAATGGTATTCTAAAGACTTTGAGCCTGAAGGTGTCATTTTCTTTGTGAATAGATATCGAAGTAAAAAAATACCTAAAGACATTGAGTTCTCCTATTTTAAGTATGACTGGGCACTCAATAAATCTAAGTGATTCATGGAGGAGTGTTACGAGGGCAGTTAGATTCAAGAGGCTTAGGGCTTTATTTTTTTCATAGGCTTAGAAAAATCTATTCAAGTCTTTGATCGCGGGAAGCTGCAGCTCGATTTGAAGAATCCTTTTTTGATATAGCAGTATCTTGCATCTACGAGGAGGCGCTCAAATTCTTGTGTATCTTATTTGTGTTCCATCACAAATAAGGGTAAGCGGTTAGAGGTTAATGATACAAGAGGTCATCTAGTGAGATTAGTAAAAGAGGGTGCTGCTCTTCTTGAAT is a window of Verrucomicrobiota bacterium DNA encoding:
- a CDS encoding DUF547 domain-containing protein gives rise to the protein MKSMILAMLAWCASIHLVAAENWRDAYSALLEKYVSEEGVDYGAWKGNQADVTELNQIMDHISRHGPGADTKEAKLAYYMNAYNAWVLKHVLDKYPITSVTDLGSGFELFSEKRIQVGGDKMSLNYLEKELLIKQLDEPRVHFGVNCAAKSCPPLASYAFTSDRVDLQLEQLSADFILKNPTGVKVSDNTVKLSKIFEWYSKDFEPEGVIFFVNRYRSKKIPKDIEFSYFKYDWALNKSK